AAGCTGGCTGCGAATAAGGAAGCTCTACAATTAGATTCTATCACCGATCCTTTTTCACAAAGCGAGCTTAAGGATACGCTGATTGCCAAAGATGGCAAGACCATTATGGTGGCGTTGTCCGTAAAAGGTGAAGGAGAGGCTGTTACTGCGCTGCCAGATAAAGTGGATGAATTGCTTACAGATGTTAAAGCAGATCATTATTTGACCAGTGAAGGTCTCATTACAGAAGATATGATCGCAAGCTCAGAAGCAGGGCTAAAGAAGTCGGAGTATATTACAGTTGTATTTATTCTACTTATTCTATTCGTCGTTTTTCGTTCATTTGTAGCGCCTTTTGTACCGCTGCTGACAGTAGGTCTCAGCTATATTGTATCCCAGTCTGTCGTGGCTTTTTTGGTTGATCGTTATGATTTTCCATTATCTACGTTTACTCAAATCTTTATGGTCGCCGTCATGTTCGGGATCGGTACGGATTATTGTATTCTGCTGATCAGCCGTTTTAAGGAAGAAATGATGACCGCAGAAGATACCAAAAGTGCTATTATTGCAACTTATCGTAAAGCTGGAGGAACGGTTTTCTATTCAGGCTTAGCGGTGTTCGTAGGTTTTGTAGCGATTGGATTATCGAAATTCATTCTTTATCGTTCAGCAGTAGCTGTTGCAGTTGGAATTGCCGTTATGCTATTGGCACTTGTGACGATTGTTCCGTTCTTCATGGCGGTGCTTGGCAAAAAGCTATTCTGGCCTTCCCGTGGCAAGCTGGAGCATAGTGAGAGCCGGATTTGGGGATGGGCAGGTTCTTTTTCTTTAAAAAGACCGTGGGCCGCTCTTCTAATTGTTGCAGTAATCGTATCCCCCTTCTTACTCACTTATAGCGGTAAGCTGTCCTTTAACAGCTTGGAGGAAATCGGCTCGGAATATGCTTCGGTAAAAGGGTTCAATATTATTTCGGAGAGCTTCGGACCAGGGGAATCAATGCCTGGCAAGATCGTAATCAAGAATGATGATCGCATGGACAATTCAGAATACCTGGGTCTTGCGGAGAAAATCAGCCGTGAGCTGGAAAAAGTGGATAGCGTAAAATCTGTTCGCAGCATGTCACGTCCAACAGGTGAGCTAATTAGTGATTTCTTGATTCCTAATCAAGTTGGTACACTTTCTGATGGATTGGATCAGAGTAACGATGGACTGACCAAGATCCAAACCGGATTGTCTGAAGCAAGTAAACAGCTTAGCGATAATGCTCCCAAACTGACAGAGGCTGTTGCGGGAAGTGCTAAACTGACAGAGGGCACAGCAGACCTCAAAGACGGAATCGTTGCTTTAGGCACCGGGCTAGCCCGGATTGAGAGCGGGATAAAGAGTGGCTCAGCGGGTGCCGGAGAAATCAAAGCCGGTCTTCAGCAGGCAGCAACAAGTGCTAAACAGTTAGCAGATGCTAATACGAAGTTACTTGAGGGCTATAAAAAAATCGGCGGCGGCTTAACCCAGCTGGATGAAGGACTAGGGCAGCTTCCGAAGCAGCTACAAGGCGCTGCAGAGGCATTAAAAGGACTGGACGGTTCCTTCGCTGGCTTAGAGAGCAGTTATCCGGAAATTGTTCAGGATGTAAATTATTTGACGATCAAAGGCACAGTAGCACAAAGTGGTACGGGTGTAGCGCAGCTAGCAGCCGGTCTTGGTCAGGTTTCAGAACAGCTTAAAGGTGCAGCTACTGGTTTAAATGAAGCGAATGCCGGTTATGCCAAAGCTGCGGCTGGGCAAACCGCGCTCGCGCAAGGTTTAGCTAAGCTTGTAGCTGGAATCGGCCAACTGCAATCTGGGCTCGATCAGGCGGCAGCAGGTCAAGGACAGATCGTAGATAAGATTCCATCTATCACAAGTGGTCTTGATCAATTGCAAGGCGGACAGAAGCAGTTAGCGGACGGCTTTGGTGAATTGACAGGGCAAATTGGAGCCTTAACCACTGGACTAAGCGATAGTGCTGATGGATTGAAGCAAATTACAAGCGGTCTGGGCTCGGCACAAGAATACTTGAATCAGATTCAAGCGGCTAAGGATGAAGAGCTGAGCGGATTCTTTGTACCAGCTGAGGCACTTAAAGCTGAAGGTATAAAGCAGGTATTTGATACTTACTTATCTGATGACCGTAAGGTGATGACATTGGACGTGGTATTCACCGAGAATCCTTACAGCTCAGAGGCTATAGATAGTGTGGGTGATATTCAAGCAGCAGTAGATCGTGCAGTAAAAGGAACGAAGCTTGAAAATGCTGAAACAGCTATTAGCGGGGTTACAAGCAGTCAAAGCGATTTGCGGAATATTTCCAATGAAGACTACTCGCGTACAGTAATCTTAATGTTGAGCGGTATTTTCATCATATTAGTGTTACTGCTTCGTTCAATCGTAATGCCGATATACCTTATTATTTCACTTTTGATCACTTACTTTTCAGCGCTGGGTGTTACGGAGGCTATTTTCGTTAATCTACTGCACTATGAGGGGATTACCTGGACGACGCCATTCTTTAGTTTTGTTATGCTGATTGCACTAGGTGTGGATTATAGCATTTTCTTAATGGCCCGGTTTAACGAAAATAAAACTTGGGATGTAAAAGAAGCGATTCTACACGCCATGCGCAATATGGGTACAGTTATCCTATCTGCTGTAGTTATTTTGGGAGGGACCTTCGCTTCGATGTATCCTTCAGGGGTACTGTCGATGATGCAGATTGCAACAGTAGTGCTCGTGGGATTGGCCCTGTATGCTCTAATATTCTTGCCATTCTTTGTCCCTGTTATGGTACGGATCTTTGGCCGAGGAAATTGGTGGCCATTCTCAGTTAAAGAGAGCGGAGAAGCTAACAAACAGGATTTAAATATGTAAATGGGGACTATA
This Paenibacillus sp. FSL R5-0345 DNA region includes the following protein-coding sequences:
- a CDS encoding MMPL family transporter, with product MKTILKARWAVIAIWLAVAVVLMMTAPSFSDLVREKGQVTVPEGYPSSRAAEIMKKAASDKGGESLHQVALVFNNPKGIGAEETASIQQGVEKLAANKEALQLDSITDPFSQSELKDTLIAKDGKTIMVALSVKGEGEAVTALPDKVDELLTDVKADHYLTSEGLITEDMIASSEAGLKKSEYITVVFILLILFVVFRSFVAPFVPLLTVGLSYIVSQSVVAFLVDRYDFPLSTFTQIFMVAVMFGIGTDYCILLISRFKEEMMTAEDTKSAIIATYRKAGGTVFYSGLAVFVGFVAIGLSKFILYRSAVAVAVGIAVMLLALVTIVPFFMAVLGKKLFWPSRGKLEHSESRIWGWAGSFSLKRPWAALLIVAVIVSPFLLTYSGKLSFNSLEEIGSEYASVKGFNIISESFGPGESMPGKIVIKNDDRMDNSEYLGLAEKISRELEKVDSVKSVRSMSRPTGELISDFLIPNQVGTLSDGLDQSNDGLTKIQTGLSEASKQLSDNAPKLTEAVAGSAKLTEGTADLKDGIVALGTGLARIESGIKSGSAGAGEIKAGLQQAATSAKQLADANTKLLEGYKKIGGGLTQLDEGLGQLPKQLQGAAEALKGLDGSFAGLESSYPEIVQDVNYLTIKGTVAQSGTGVAQLAAGLGQVSEQLKGAATGLNEANAGYAKAAAGQTALAQGLAKLVAGIGQLQSGLDQAAAGQGQIVDKIPSITSGLDQLQGGQKQLADGFGELTGQIGALTTGLSDSADGLKQITSGLGSAQEYLNQIQAAKDEELSGFFVPAEALKAEGIKQVFDTYLSDDRKVMTLDVVFTENPYSSEAIDSVGDIQAAVDRAVKGTKLENAETAISGVTSSQSDLRNISNEDYSRTVILMLSGIFIILVLLLRSIVMPIYLIISLLITYFSALGVTEAIFVNLLHYEGITWTTPFFSFVMLIALGVDYSIFLMARFNENKTWDVKEAILHAMRNMGTVILSAVVILGGTFASMYPSGVLSMMQIATVVLVGLALYALIFLPFFVPVMVRIFGRGNWWPFSVKESGEANKQDLNM